In the genome of Leeuwenhoekiella sp. MAR_2009_132, one region contains:
- a CDS encoding heavy metal translocating P-type ATPase gives MENCYHCGDACLDGAISHRNKIFCCRGCTTVFDILQDNDLSYYYDLDKSPGSTPKTIKGKFDFLDNAEIRKKLLEFDEQDTQIVSFVIPAIHCSSCIWVLENLNKLNAAIKNSQVNFPEKSVRITYNASAIDLKKVVELVCMLGYEPSISLQDFSKKEKKTDPSLIYKLGVAGFAFGNIMFLSFPEYFDVNEFWLDRYKTVFRVLMLLFSLPVVFYSAQDYFSSAYKSLRSKILNIDVPIALGILVLFFRSCYEVIAQTGTGFFDSLSGLVFFLLLGKFFQQKTYSFLSFERDYKSYFPIAVTQIITSQNNKKRTLEKQTPVYNIKPGDHILIRNGELLPCDATLLKGEGLIDYSFVTGEAEPVAKNKGDHLFAGGRQQGGVIELCVTKAVEQSYLTQLWSNEVFTKEKFTEFDTLTTRISKHFTLGILSIAFSAAGFWYVYDASKVFNVFTAILIVACPCALALSAPFTLGNLLRIMGRHKLYLKNAQVIEQLAAIDTVVFDKTGTLTTTSETAIRYEGIALTPSEESLLTNTLRASNHPLSRSLYTLLKDHNIQTLDEFKEHIGKGLTGTQNDTTIKIGSYDFVGGNTRNLVHNTGKQTTVHISTNSDYKGCYILYNRYRENLNDVFESLSKQNHLIILSGDNDGEQDQLKKRISTEVEMYFNQQPGDKLEFIKALQQTGKKVVMIGDGLNDSGALAQSDVGIALSENINVFSPACDGILDASRFKQLPAYLKLAKQGVHIIKWSFVFSLLYNLIGLSLAITANLKPVYAAILMPLSSISIVAFTTLSTYLLGKNLSKKP, from the coding sequence ATGGAAAACTGTTATCATTGTGGTGACGCGTGCCTGGATGGCGCTATCTCGCACCGGAACAAAATATTTTGTTGTAGAGGTTGTACAACCGTATTTGATATTCTACAAGACAATGATCTGTCGTATTACTATGATTTAGATAAAAGTCCGGGTAGTACCCCTAAGACCATCAAAGGCAAATTTGACTTTTTGGATAATGCTGAAATACGCAAAAAACTACTGGAATTTGATGAACAGGATACCCAGATTGTATCATTTGTTATACCGGCAATACACTGCAGCTCGTGCATCTGGGTATTAGAAAACCTCAACAAACTCAATGCTGCAATTAAAAACTCACAGGTAAACTTTCCCGAAAAATCTGTGCGTATTACCTATAACGCTTCAGCAATAGATTTAAAAAAAGTTGTAGAATTAGTCTGCATGTTGGGGTATGAACCTTCTATCTCCCTGCAGGATTTCAGTAAAAAAGAAAAGAAAACAGACCCAAGTCTCATTTACAAACTGGGAGTTGCCGGCTTTGCTTTTGGCAATATTATGTTTCTTTCCTTTCCGGAATATTTTGACGTTAATGAGTTTTGGCTAGACCGCTATAAAACAGTTTTTAGAGTGTTGATGCTGCTTTTTTCCCTTCCGGTTGTTTTTTATTCGGCTCAGGATTATTTCAGCTCTGCTTATAAATCCCTGCGTTCAAAAATACTCAACATAGATGTGCCTATCGCTTTGGGGATTTTAGTCTTGTTTTTTCGATCGTGTTATGAAGTTATCGCGCAAACAGGAACCGGCTTTTTTGATAGTCTTTCGGGTCTGGTGTTCTTTTTACTCTTAGGAAAGTTTTTTCAGCAAAAAACATACTCTTTTCTATCTTTTGAGCGGGATTATAAATCCTATTTCCCTATAGCAGTAACCCAGATCATTACTTCACAAAATAACAAAAAGCGTACTCTAGAAAAACAAACACCTGTTTACAACATAAAACCGGGAGATCATATACTTATACGTAATGGCGAACTGTTGCCTTGCGATGCCACACTTCTTAAAGGTGAAGGTCTTATTGATTACAGCTTTGTCACTGGTGAGGCAGAGCCTGTAGCAAAAAACAAGGGCGACCATCTTTTTGCCGGTGGCCGCCAGCAGGGAGGTGTTATTGAACTCTGTGTTACAAAAGCAGTTGAGCAAAGCTACTTAACACAATTATGGAGTAATGAGGTGTTTACAAAAGAAAAATTCACAGAATTTGATACCCTTACAACCCGTATAAGCAAACATTTTACGTTGGGTATTTTAAGTATTGCTTTTAGTGCTGCGGGCTTCTGGTATGTCTATGACGCTTCAAAAGTGTTTAATGTATTCACAGCCATTCTTATAGTTGCCTGCCCCTGTGCGCTGGCATTATCTGCTCCTTTTACTTTGGGTAATTTATTACGTATTATGGGTCGCCATAAACTTTATTTAAAAAATGCGCAGGTTATAGAGCAACTCGCAGCAATAGATACAGTGGTTTTTGATAAAACCGGCACCTTAACAACCACATCAGAAACTGCTATACGCTATGAGGGCATTGCACTTACTCCTTCTGAAGAATCACTGCTTACAAACACATTAAGAGCCTCTAATCATCCGCTTAGCAGAAGCTTATATACACTTCTCAAAGATCATAACATACAAACCTTAGATGAATTTAAGGAACACATAGGAAAAGGACTCACCGGTACACAAAATGATACTACCATTAAAATAGGATCGTACGATTTTGTGGGTGGTAATACCAGAAACCTTGTGCACAACACAGGCAAACAAACTACTGTACACATAAGTACAAACAGTGATTATAAAGGATGTTACATTCTTTATAACCGCTATCGCGAAAACCTTAACGATGTCTTTGAAAGTTTAAGTAAACAGAACCACTTAATTATTCTTTCAGGCGATAATGACGGAGAACAGGACCAATTAAAAAAACGCATTTCAACTGAAGTCGAAATGTATTTTAACCAGCAGCCTGGCGACAAATTAGAATTTATAAAAGCATTGCAGCAAACGGGTAAAAAAGTAGTTATGATAGGCGACGGTCTTAATGATAGTGGCGCTTTAGCTCAAAGTGATGTAGGTATTGCACTCTCTGAAAATATCAATGTATTCTCGCCCGCATGTGACGGAATATTAGATGCTTCCCGCTTTAAACAATTACCCGCTTATTTAAAGTTGGCTAAACAAGGCGTGCACATCATTAAATGGAGTTTTGTCTTCTCGTTACTCTACAATCTTATAGGGCTCTCACTGGCAATTACAGCAAATTTAAAACCCGTTTACGCAGCTATTCTAATGCCCTTAAGTTCTATAAGTATTGTAGCATTTACAACTCTTAGCACCTATTTACTGGGTAAAAATTTAAGTAAAAAACCTTGA
- the ccoN gene encoding cytochrome-c oxidase, cbb3-type subunit I, giving the protein MQTEQFYYDNKVVRKFIIATIFWGLIGMSVGLLLAFMFLFPNITDGISWLSFGRLRPLHTNAVIFAFVGNAIFAGVYYSSQRLLKARMWKDWLSNLNFWGWQAIIVGAAITLPLGYTTSKEYAELEWPFDIAIAVIWVVFGANLIGTILKRRQRHLYVAIWFYLGTFVTVAVLHIVNSIEIPVSALKSYSVYAGVQDALVQWWYGHNAVAFFLTTPFLGLMYYFVPKAANRPVYSYRLSIVHFWSLIFIYIWAGPHHLLYTALPEWAQNLGVAFSIMLLLPSWGGMINGLLTLRGAWDKVRTDPVLKFMVVAITGYGMATFEGPMLSLKNVNAIAHFSDWIIAHVHVGALAWNGFLTFGMIYWMVPRLFNTKLWSVKLANVHFWVGTLGIIMYALPMYVAGFVQASMWKQFNPDGTLTYGNFLETVAEIIPMYWMRAIGGTLYIIGAFVMLYNIVHTIRSGSKVTDELAEAAPLTRVTKKRTSKEGYHTWLERRPVQLTIFATIAILIGGMVQIIPSLIVDDYVPIISTVKPYTPLELEGRDLYIREGCVGCHSQMIRPFRSEVERYGEYSKSGEYVYDHPFLWGSKRTGPDLFRVGGKYSDNWHLNHLYDPQSTSSGSIMPSYSWLIHNKLDKSNTETKLRAMQTLGVPYTVEDIARAQQWMTEQGTEIEKNLYADPDFARTYESDKKYAADNNEEFIEMRNREVVALIAYLQRLGTDIKIKSGTTATDAKNE; this is encoded by the coding sequence ATGCAAACAGAACAGTTTTATTACGATAACAAGGTCGTAAGAAAGTTTATCATCGCCACCATCTTCTGGGGGCTCATCGGGATGAGCGTAGGATTGCTACTGGCATTTATGTTTTTATTCCCAAATATCACAGACGGTATTTCATGGTTAAGTTTTGGGCGTCTGCGCCCATTACATACAAATGCGGTGATATTTGCCTTTGTAGGTAATGCTATTTTTGCCGGGGTTTACTACTCCTCACAACGCCTTCTTAAAGCCCGTATGTGGAAAGACTGGTTGAGCAACCTAAACTTTTGGGGATGGCAGGCTATTATTGTAGGTGCTGCAATCACACTTCCGCTAGGATATACTACGTCAAAAGAATATGCAGAATTAGAGTGGCCTTTTGATATTGCTATTGCGGTGATCTGGGTGGTTTTTGGCGCAAATCTTATAGGCACCATTCTTAAAAGAAGACAACGACACTTATATGTTGCTATCTGGTTCTATTTAGGAACTTTTGTAACTGTCGCTGTTTTGCATATTGTAAACAGTATAGAAATTCCTGTGAGTGCCTTAAAAAGCTACTCGGTTTATGCCGGAGTGCAGGATGCGCTGGTGCAATGGTGGTATGGGCACAATGCAGTAGCATTTTTCTTAACCACTCCGTTTTTAGGACTTATGTATTATTTCGTCCCTAAAGCTGCAAACAGACCGGTGTATTCCTACCGCTTGTCTATCGTGCATTTCTGGTCGCTAATTTTTATTTACATCTGGGCAGGACCGCATCATTTACTCTACACCGCATTACCCGAATGGGCACAAAATCTGGGTGTGGCGTTTTCAATAATGCTTTTACTCCCTTCCTGGGGTGGTATGATAAACGGACTTTTAACCCTGCGTGGTGCGTGGGATAAAGTGCGTACAGACCCGGTTCTTAAATTTATGGTCGTGGCGATTACCGGTTATGGTATGGCAACTTTTGAAGGGCCTATGCTATCCCTTAAAAATGTAAATGCCATCGCCCATTTTAGTGACTGGATTATTGCACACGTTCATGTAGGTGCCTTAGCCTGGAATGGTTTTCTAACCTTTGGTATGATTTACTGGATGGTGCCGCGTCTGTTTAACACAAAACTCTGGTCTGTTAAACTGGCTAACGTTCACTTCTGGGTGGGAACGCTGGGGATTATAATGTATGCACTTCCTATGTATGTTGCCGGTTTTGTACAGGCTTCTATGTGGAAACAATTTAACCCCGACGGAACCCTTACCTACGGAAACTTCCTCGAAACAGTAGCCGAAATCATCCCGATGTACTGGATGCGTGCAATAGGTGGCACACTATATATTATAGGTGCATTTGTAATGCTGTATAACATTGTACATACCATACGCAGCGGAAGCAAAGTAACAGACGAACTGGCTGAAGCGGCACCACTCACTCGTGTTACTAAAAAACGAACTTCTAAAGAGGGCTATCACACCTGGCTGGAGCGCCGCCCGGTACAATTAACCATTTTTGCTACCATCGCCATCTTAATAGGAGGTATGGTGCAAATTATACCGTCGTTAATTGTTGACGATTACGTGCCCATTATTTCAACCGTTAAGCCCTATACTCCGCTAGAATTAGAGGGCCGCGATTTATATATAAGAGAAGGTTGTGTAGGCTGTCACTCGCAAATGATACGCCCGTTTAGAAGCGAAGTAGAACGTTATGGCGAGTATTCAAAATCTGGAGAATATGTGTATGACCATCCGTTTTTATGGGGAAGCAAGCGTACAGGACCAGATTTATTTCGCGTAGGCGGAAAGTATTCAGACAACTGGCACCTCAACCATTTATACGATCCGCAGAGCACCTCGTCGGGTTCGATTATGCCGTCGTACAGTTGGTTAATTCATAACAAACTCGATAAGTCGAATACCGAGACAAAGTTGCGGGCGATGCAAACGCTGGGTGTCCCCTACACGGTAGAAGATATCGCCAGAGCGCAACAGTGGATGACCGAGCAGGGTACCGAAATTGAAAAAAACTTATATGCAGATCCTGATTTTGCCAGGACCTATGAGTCTGACAAAAAATACGCAGCAGATAACAATGAAGAATTTATAGAAATGCGCAACCGCGAAGTTGTAGCACTTATCGCCTACTTACAACGCCTGGGAACCGATATCAAAATTAAGTCTGGCACTACCGCAACCGATGCTAAAAACGAATAG
- a CDS encoding CcoQ/FixQ family Cbb3-type cytochrome c oxidase assembly chaperone: MLKFIKQNLENIDGVAIYPIISLLIFFLFFVALFLWVFTAKKEHIKEVSNIPFDDQLKSDQP; the protein is encoded by the coding sequence ATGTTAAAATTTATAAAACAAAATCTAGAAAATATTGATGGGGTAGCCATTTACCCCATCATTTCCCTACTCATTTTTTTCCTCTTTTTTGTAGCTCTTTTTTTATGGGTTTTTACAGCTAAAAAAGAACATATTAAAGAGGTAAGTAATATTCCTTTTGACGATCAATTAAAATCTGACCAGCCATGA
- a CDS encoding FixH family protein has product MKINWGTGLVIGMLLFISFILFFVIKLSIDDTYSYDLVIEDYYKHEMNLQNDIDAETNSMHLKTPVLGRKTEAGYELQFPENFDPKKITGTVFLYRPSGKQLDFDMPIALSTSNLLIPDKRLVGGRWNITVNWKYAGVNYRFDKPINY; this is encoded by the coding sequence ATGAAAATTAATTGGGGAACCGGGCTGGTCATTGGGATGCTGCTTTTTATAAGCTTTATTCTGTTTTTTGTAATTAAACTTTCTATAGATGATACGTATAGTTATGATCTGGTAATTGAAGATTATTACAAACACGAGATGAATCTGCAAAACGATATAGATGCTGAGACAAACAGTATGCATCTAAAAACACCGGTGCTTGGGCGTAAAACCGAGGCCGGTTATGAGCTTCAGTTTCCAGAGAACTTTGACCCCAAAAAAATTACAGGTACAGTGTTCCTATATAGACCGTCTGGCAAGCAACTTGATTTTGACATGCCTATCGCATTGTCAACTTCTAATTTGCTCATACCTGACAAACGCTTGGTAGGCGGTCGCTGGAACATTACCGTAAACTGGAAATATGCCGGTGTAAACTACCGCTTTGACAAACCGATAAACTATTAA
- the ccoG gene encoding cytochrome c oxidase accessory protein CcoG gives MAEQGRDNFRDSIGTLNEEGKRAWVFPKKPVGKLYEYRKWVSYVLLAMLISAPFIHMNGNQFFMFNVLERRFNIFGFPFWPQDFHLFVIIMIIGVVFVVLFTVAFGRIFCGWICPQTIFMELVFRRIEYWIDGDRGKQIRLSKMPWNAEKIRKRLLKWFVFFIISFLIANVFLAYLIGSDRLVQYITEGPLNHISTLISLLIFTSVFYFVFAWFREQVCIIVCPYGRLQGALLDNKSIVVAYDYKRGEKEEGRAKFKKTEDREATGKGDCIDCDQCVQVCPTGIDIRNGTQLECVNCTACIDACNQMMEAVDLPKNLIRYASEEQIAKKTPFQFTPRLKGYTAVLVILIGVLSGMLFLRNDVEATVLRLPGQLYEHKGESIISNVYTYKLINKTTSAVEDIHFELISHKGSINAVSQEALLVPAQGLAEGTLFIELDTHALKGEKEKLRIGVFSKDQLIETTTTVFLGPRSYK, from the coding sequence ATGGCAGAACAAGGCAGAGATAATTTTAGAGATAGCATTGGCACCCTCAATGAAGAGGGAAAACGCGCGTGGGTATTTCCTAAAAAGCCGGTAGGTAAACTCTACGAGTATCGTAAGTGGGTTAGTTATGTGCTTCTGGCGATGTTGATTAGTGCTCCGTTTATTCATATGAACGGCAATCAGTTTTTTATGTTTAATGTACTGGAGCGTCGCTTTAATATTTTCGGGTTTCCCTTCTGGCCGCAAGACTTTCACCTATTTGTAATCATTATGATTATAGGCGTGGTGTTTGTGGTACTGTTTACGGTAGCTTTTGGTCGTATTTTCTGCGGCTGGATCTGCCCTCAAACTATTTTTATGGAGCTGGTTTTCCGTAGAATTGAGTACTGGATAGACGGCGATCGCGGTAAACAAATACGCTTATCAAAAATGCCCTGGAATGCCGAAAAAATACGCAAACGCCTGTTAAAATGGTTTGTGTTTTTTATAATCTCCTTTCTAATTGCAAATGTTTTTCTGGCCTACCTCATAGGGAGTGACCGTTTAGTACAGTACATCACAGAAGGCCCGCTCAATCACATAAGCACCTTAATATCACTGCTCATTTTTACTTCGGTATTCTACTTTGTGTTTGCCTGGTTTAGAGAGCAGGTTTGCATTATTGTTTGTCCCTACGGAAGATTACAAGGTGCATTGCTCGACAACAAATCTATTGTGGTGGCCTACGATTACAAACGCGGAGAGAAAGAAGAAGGCAGGGCTAAATTTAAAAAGACTGAAGATCGAGAAGCAACCGGAAAAGGGGATTGTATAGACTGCGATCAATGTGTACAGGTGTGCCCTACGGGAATAGACATTCGCAATGGTACGCAATTAGAGTGTGTGAACTGTACCGCCTGTATTGATGCCTGTAATCAAATGATGGAAGCCGTAGACCTTCCGAAGAATTTAATACGCTACGCGAGTGAAGAGCAAATAGCAAAGAAAACCCCATTTCAATTTACACCCCGGTTAAAAGGATACACCGCCGTGCTGGTAATCTTAATTGGTGTATTAAGTGGCATGTTGTTTCTGCGCAATGATGTAGAAGCTACCGTGCTACGCTTACCGGGACAATTATATGAGCATAAAGGAGAATCTATAATTAGTAATGTGTACACCTACAAACTCATTAACAAAACCACTTCTGCAGTTGAAGATATTCACTTTGAATTGATCTCTCATAAAGGCTCTATAAATGCAGTATCACAAGAGGCTCTGCTGGTTCCTGCACAAGGGCTCGCTGAAGGAACACTGTTTATAGAATTAGATACGCACGCTTTAAAAGGTGAAAAAGAAAAATTACGAATAGGAGTCTTTAGTAAAGACCAACTTATAGAAACTACAACCACAGTGTTTCTGGGTCCCAGAAGCTATAAATAA
- a CDS encoding Crp/Fnr family transcriptional regulator, which translates to MAVHEESRCENCIIRELNSLKALKKEELKIISDSKVSRSIKKGEALFKEGEKLGGVFCVRNGVSKLSKLSENGKDQIVKIASKGEVMGQRSLIAEEAANLSAVALNDMQVCFIPKENFTESLSKNPEFIQALLKNMARELKLADDVIVNMAQKTVNQRLAGILLYLDTHFGTDADGYLSLILSRNDIADVVGTATELCIRSLAKFKKSGLIETEGKRIKISDKVSLTQVSDGLL; encoded by the coding sequence ATGGCAGTACACGAAGAATCCCGGTGTGAAAATTGTATTATCAGAGAACTTAATTCACTTAAAGCCCTTAAAAAAGAAGAGCTTAAGATAATTTCTGATAGTAAAGTTTCACGCAGCATAAAAAAGGGAGAAGCACTTTTTAAGGAAGGTGAGAAACTTGGGGGTGTTTTTTGTGTGCGTAATGGGGTTTCTAAACTTTCTAAGCTTAGCGAAAACGGAAAGGATCAAATTGTAAAAATTGCTTCTAAAGGCGAGGTAATGGGGCAGCGTTCACTCATTGCCGAAGAAGCCGCAAACCTTAGTGCGGTTGCACTCAACGATATGCAGGTTTGTTTTATACCGAAAGAGAATTTTACCGAAAGCCTGTCTAAAAACCCCGAATTTATACAGGCCTTGCTCAAAAATATGGCCCGCGAACTCAAACTGGCAGATGACGTTATTGTAAATATGGCTCAGAAAACTGTTAACCAGCGTCTGGCCGGTATTTTACTTTATCTCGATACCCATTTTGGCACCGATGCAGACGGCTATCTTAGTCTGATACTGTCACGAAATGACATTGCAGATGTGGTAGGCACCGCCACCGAATTGTGCATACGCTCCCTTGCTAAGTTCAAAAAAAGCGGACTTATAGAAACCGAAGGGAAGCGTATTAAAATTAGTGACAAAGTCTCGCTTACTCAAG
- the ccoS gene encoding cbb3-type cytochrome oxidase assembly protein CcoS: MSIIYMLLAISVIVALVFFVAFIFSVRKGQYDDTYTPSVRMLFEDELVKPRESSVEKSEKPITNTPNPKLK; encoded by the coding sequence ATGAGTATCATTTATATGCTTCTCGCGATAAGCGTGATAGTGGCACTAGTTTTTTTTGTGGCGTTTATTTTTTCGGTGCGAAAAGGACAGTACGATGACACCTATACCCCATCGGTACGGATGCTTTTTGAAGACGAACTCGTAAAACCCAGAGAGTCTTCCGTAGAAAAGTCGGAAAAACCTATCACTAACACACCTAATCCGAAATTGAAGTAA
- a CDS encoding cbb3-type cytochrome c oxidase N-terminal domain-containing protein gives MRSTVSLLRIVFFAGFAYLFLNYIGTTQGEASVFVTQNWLWAIYGILIFLYIAFEICIESLRAILFKTLKPEAQANYEAGLIAKKEQQTRWFKNAYAKLWKVKPIEEESEIILDHNYDGIQELDNKLPPWWVYGFYASILFAIVYMIRFEVLDGDSQIDEYEQAIAQAKIEIAEYKRTAKNLVDENSVELLTDASDLNAGKTIFNTSCVACHKADGGGGIGPNLTDAYWILGGGIKNVFHTISEGGRAGKGMIAWKTDLKPAEIAQVASYVLSLQGTTPAEPKEPQGDLWEDVPAAGKESQPEATLD, from the coding sequence ATGAGAAGTACCGTATCTTTACTAAGAATTGTTTTTTTTGCAGGCTTTGCATATCTGTTTTTAAACTACATAGGCACCACCCAAGGGGAAGCTTCTGTCTTTGTAACCCAAAACTGGCTCTGGGCAATCTATGGTATTCTTATCTTTTTATACATCGCATTTGAGATTTGTATAGAAAGTTTACGCGCCATTCTTTTTAAAACGCTTAAGCCCGAAGCACAGGCCAATTATGAGGCTGGTCTAATCGCAAAAAAAGAACAACAAACCCGGTGGTTTAAAAATGCCTACGCAAAACTTTGGAAGGTTAAACCTATTGAAGAGGAGAGCGAGATTATACTTGACCACAACTATGATGGCATACAGGAACTAGATAATAAATTACCGCCGTGGTGGGTATATGGCTTTTACGCAAGTATCCTTTTTGCCATTGTTTATATGATACGCTTTGAAGTTTTAGATGGCGACAGTCAGATTGATGAGTATGAGCAAGCTATAGCACAGGCAAAAATCGAGATTGCCGAGTATAAACGTACCGCAAAAAACCTCGTTGATGAGAATTCGGTAGAACTGCTTACAGATGCAAGTGACCTCAACGCAGGTAAGACTATTTTTAACACCAGCTGTGTGGCGTGTCATAAAGCAGACGGCGGCGGCGGAATAGGTCCTAACCTTACTGATGCCTACTGGATTCTGGGTGGCGGCATAAAAAATGTGTTTCATACGATTTCTGAAGGAGGCCGAGCCGGTAAAGGGATGATCGCCTGGAAAACTGACTTAAAACCTGCCGAAATTGCGCAAGTAGCCAGTTATGTGTTGAGTTTACAAGGCACTACCCCGGCCGAACCAAAAGAACCACAGGGCGATCTTTGGGAAGATGTACCTGCAGCAGGCAAAGAATCGCAACCCGAAGCAACCTTAGACTAA
- a CDS encoding group III truncated hemoglobin: MKPDITTRNAIELLVNSFYEKVTTDDCIGPIFIKIAKVDWDTHLPRMYDFWESILLGGMNYKGNPMLRHIELSKKTTLSQEHFDRWLALWHNTIDTYFSGEKANDAKQRGINIAGLMLYKIENHA; encoded by the coding sequence ATGAAACCAGACATTACTACCCGTAACGCTATAGAGCTTCTTGTAAATTCTTTCTACGAAAAGGTAACTACAGATGATTGCATAGGTCCCATTTTTATCAAAATTGCAAAAGTAGATTGGGATACACACCTACCCAGAATGTATGATTTCTGGGAAAGCATTTTACTGGGCGGTATGAATTATAAGGGCAACCCAATGCTAAGACATATTGAATTGAGTAAGAAAACAACACTGTCTCAAGAGCATTTTGACCGTTGGCTGGCCTTATGGCACAACACAATAGATACCTATTTTAGTGGGGAAAAGGCTAATGATGCTAAACAACGCGGGATTAACATTGCCGGGTTAATGCTTTACAAAATAGAGAACCACGCATAG
- a CDS encoding sulfite exporter TauE/SafE family protein: MIWTALIFGLLGSFHCVGMCGPIAFLMPVDHNNPTKKFVQTLSYHMGRLVTYALIGFMFGELGKRLNLFGLQQQLSIGIGLLMILVILLPSHIFNRYNFSKPMYKLVGKVKSALGRQLKSKSKGTFFTLGLLNGLLPCGLVYMAVFGAIATGNALIGALYMFVFGLGTVPLMTTAIYLGNFLKGKAKKRIVKFIPVAVVLMGCLFILRGLGLGIPYVSPGKQVAVEQVQAEHSCH, translated from the coding sequence ATGATCTGGACGGCACTTATATTTGGTCTTTTAGGTAGTTTTCACTGCGTAGGTATGTGCGGCCCTATTGCCTTTTTAATGCCCGTAGATCACAACAACCCAACTAAAAAATTTGTTCAGACGTTGAGTTATCATATGGGTAGATTAGTCACCTATGCCCTCATAGGGTTTATGTTTGGTGAACTGGGAAAACGCCTTAATTTATTTGGTTTACAACAACAACTGTCTATAGGTATAGGCCTGTTAATGATTTTAGTAATCTTGCTGCCATCGCATATTTTTAACCGGTATAATTTTTCAAAACCTATGTATAAACTCGTAGGTAAGGTAAAATCGGCTTTAGGCAGACAACTTAAATCTAAAAGTAAAGGAACTTTTTTTACACTTGGTTTATTAAACGGATTACTGCCTTGCGGACTGGTCTATATGGCTGTTTTTGGTGCTATAGCAACAGGGAACGCGCTAATCGGCGCATTGTATATGTTTGTATTTGGGCTAGGTACCGTACCGCTCATGACTACCGCTATTTATCTGGGAAATTTCTTAAAAGGAAAAGCAAAAAAACGAATTGTAAAATTCATTCCGGTGGCTGTGGTACTTATGGGTTGCTTATTTATTTTACGCGGATTGGGATTGGGAATCCCGTATGTGTCTCCCGGGAAACAGGTGGCTGTAGAACAGGTTCAGGCGGAGCATAGTTGCCATTGA